The Candidatus Neomarinimicrobiota bacterium region TCGATCTGTTCCCGATGTTCCTTAAATAATTCGGCGCATTTGTGGGCATCTTTGAGGGATTCGACACTCCCATGATTGGTATCCTCAAGCGAGAGCGCCACTGTATTGATATCTTCATTCTTCAGCAGCTTCAGGATGGTTTCGCGGCCTGTTTTACATAAATGATCGGGGAAGAAACCACGATTCCCAACAATCAAACCCAGAGTGACTTTTACCATTTTGTTACTCCTATCCTTTTTGTCCATAATAGGCATTCTTGCCGTGCTTTCTGAGAAAGTGTTTATCGAGCAGACTATTCGATATAGGCTCTTGCGCGGGATTAATCAACAGTGTTCCGAAGGCCATCCTGGCAACCTGTTCGAGAACCACAGCGTTTTCTACAGCCTGCGCCGGACTTGCTCCCCAAGTGAATGGTCCGTGATTGGCCACCAGCACCGCCGGTTGCAGCAGTGGATTGAGATCAGCAAATCGCCGGACGATCACCTTGCCCGTGTTCACCTCATAATCGTGCTTGACCTCGTTCTCCTCCATGACATCAGTGACCGGGACCGGACCGTGGTAATTATCGGCGTGGGTGGTTCCATAACATGGTATCTCGCGGCAAGCCTGGGCCCACATGGTAGCATAGGTGGAGTGCGTATGACACACTCCACCGATTCCCTCGAAATTCCGGTAGAGTTCGAGATGTGCAGGCGTATCCGAAGAGGGACGTAATTCCCCTTCGAGAACCCGTCCTTCCAGATCAAGCAGTACCATTTTCTCCGGTGTCAGATCATCATAGGAGAGACCGCTTGGTTTTATGGCAACCACGCCATTCTCGCCGGTGATTCCACTGACATTCCCCCAGCTATGGATAACGAGCCCCTGTTTCTGCAGCTCAAGGTTTGCAGCACACACCTCTTCCCTGAGTTTCTGGTACCTTTCAGGCATTCGCCCTCTCCTTAATCTCCAGAAGTTCTTTCATTACATTGGAAAGGTCGCA contains the following coding sequences:
- a CDS encoding fucose isomerase, yielding MVKVTLGLIVGNRGFFPDHLCKTGRETILKLLKNEDINTVALSLEDTNHGSVESLKDAHKCAELFKEHREQI
- the araD gene encoding L-ribulose-5-phosphate 4-epimerase AraD gives rise to the protein MPERYQKLREEVCAANLELQKQGLVIHSWGNVSGITGENGVVAIKPSGLSYDDLTPEKMVLLDLEGRVLEGELRPSSDTPAHLELYRNFEGIGGVCHTHSTYATMWAQACREIPCYGTTHADNYHGPVPVTDVMEENEVKHDYEVNTGKVIVRRFADLNPLLQPAVLVANHGPFTWGASPAQAVENAVVLEQVARMAFGTLLINPAQEPISNSLLDKHFLRKHGKNAYYGQKG